From Linepithema humile isolate Giens D197 chromosome 8, Lhum_UNIL_v1.0, whole genome shotgun sequence, one genomic window encodes:
- the LOC137001498 gene encoding uncharacterized protein: MATEKRRKKYSDDDLEKALTAVRSGKTISNVSKTMGILRTTLLYKYKGKLPIGKNVGPTPFLTKNEEAEVVKWIMHLSQRGFPIVKSQLINSVQLLIKNLARNTPFKHGRPGRHWYESFLKRHPEITSRISQNLCHSRASVTETAIRGWFTEVKQHLEQLNLIDIDKSRIFNCDESAFFLCLKGERVLVKKGDKAVYNFTQNDDKECLTVLFMTNANGQLPPPMIIFPYQRIPYSISQSIPDGWGVGKSDKGWMTAETFFEYITNIFHPWLLQNEIPRPVILYVDGHCSHLTMPLSQFCIQNGIELIALYPNATHLMQPLDVAFFRPLKAAWKKMVQEWRTKQSGKRLRKEDFGSLLDKSIQILNVPEIMVNGFRACGLFPFSADALQYNSLLMKQKINNTTNIQAFSKEEGQKYLNFFEQYIDAEVLKAFTKAKKKRIWDSELENKGL; this comes from the coding sequence atGGCAactgaaaaaagaagaaaaaaatattcagatgATGATCTCGAAAAAGCTCTTACTGCTGTCCGTTCTGGAAAAACTATCAGCAATGTAAGTAAAACTATGGGAATACTTAGAACTACACTTTTGTATAAATACAAAGGAAAATTGCCAATTGGGAAAAATGTGGGTCCGACACCATTTCTAACTAAAAATGAAGAAGCTGAAGTTGTGAAATGGATTATGCATCTTAGTCAGCGAGGCTTTCCTATTGTAAAaagtcaattaattaatagtgtgcaattattgataaaaaatttggcACGAAATACACCATTCAAGCATGGACGACCTGGACGTCATTGGTACGAATCCTTTCTAAAACGACATCCAGAAATTACATCAAGAATTTCACAAAATCTTTGTCATAGTCGAGCATCTGTAACAGAAACAGCAATACGAGGATGGTTTACAGAAGTAAAACAACATTTGGAACAACTTAATCTCATCGATATTGATAAATCTCGAATATTTAATTGCGATGAATCAGCATTCTTTCTTTGTCTAAAAGGAGAACGCGTTCTAGTGAAAAAGGGCGATAAAgccgtatataattttacacaaaatgaCGACAAAGAATGTTTGACAGTTCTTTTCATGACAAATGCTAATGGTCAATTGCCTCCTCCTATGATTATATTTCCCTATCAACGAATTCCATATAGTATTTCTCAAAGTATACCAGATGGTTGGGGCGTTGGAAAATCTGATAAAGGCTGGATGACAgcggaaacattttttgaatatataaccAATATATTTCATCCATGGCTTTTACAAAATGAGATTCCTCGTcctgttattttatatgttgaCGGTCATTGTTCTCATTTAACAATGCCATTATCGCAATTTTGTATTCAAAATGGTATCGAATTAATAGCATTATATCCAAATGCTACTCATCTAATGCAACCTTTAGACGTAGCATTTTTTCGTCCATTAAAAGCGGCCTGGAAAAAAATGGTGCAAGAATGGCGCACAAAACAATCTGGAAAACGCTTAAGAAAGGAAGATTTTGGATCGTTACTGGACAAAAGCATACAAATTTTGAATGTTCCAGAAATAATGGTTAATGGATTTCGAGCATGTGGACTTTTCCCATTTTCTGCGGATGCTTTGCAGTATAACAGCTTGTTAATGaaacaaaagataaataatactacTAATATTCAAGCATTTTCAAAAGAAGAAGGACAGAAATACTTGAATTTTTTCGAACAATATATAGATGCCGAGGTATTAAAGGCCTTCACAAAGgctaagaaaaaaagaatttgggATAGTGAACTTGAAAACAAAGGACTTTAA